One window from the genome of Variovorax sp. PAMC26660 encodes:
- a CDS encoding YadA-like family protein, whose product MSTSTSTGLSTATSGIGSLSTGLSTATSNVSSLSTAVNDINTKGAKYFHANSTAPDSVASGQDSVAIGPQSVASGANSFAAGNGAKATADGAVAIGFGAQATGANAIAIGTGALATGSQAFGADSRAGGGGVAFGDNADAGGTPLSKAQNVSQGTAIGFGAVVTQSGGVALGANSVASRAAGVAGYVPGNATADQQAAIAATTSTQAAVSVGDANSNQFRQITGVAAGSADSDATNVAQLKAASNASKAGSIQYATNPDGSVNYNQVNLGNGVPGGTRISNVAPGIQPGDAVNVGQLNQVQSQVGEVARIAYSGSAMAFAMSGTYLPTLYPGEKTVGVGLGSYKGYSAVALTFKALSDDGKMSWGAGLSTTGKEWGINAGIGWKWK is encoded by the coding sequence TTGTCGACCTCGACTTCGACCGGCCTGAGCACCGCGACGAGCGGCATCGGCAGCCTGTCCACTGGTCTGAGCACGGCCACCAGCAACGTCAGCAGCCTGAGCACGGCGGTCAACGATATCAACACCAAGGGTGCGAAGTACTTCCATGCCAACTCGACAGCCCCGGATTCCGTGGCCAGTGGGCAGGATTCGGTGGCGATCGGCCCGCAATCGGTGGCCAGCGGCGCCAACTCCTTCGCTGCCGGCAACGGCGCGAAGGCCACGGCCGACGGCGCGGTGGCGATCGGCTTCGGTGCCCAGGCGACGGGTGCCAATGCCATCGCGATCGGTACGGGGGCGCTTGCCACCGGCTCGCAGGCCTTCGGTGCCGACTCCCGTGCAGGCGGTGGTGGCGTGGCCTTCGGTGACAACGCCGACGCCGGCGGCACGCCGCTGAGCAAGGCGCAGAACGTCTCCCAGGGCACGGCCATCGGCTTCGGCGCGGTGGTCACGCAAAGCGGCGGTGTGGCGCTGGGTGCGAACTCGGTGGCCTCCAGGGCTGCGGGCGTGGCCGGCTACGTGCCGGGCAATGCGACGGCAGACCAGCAGGCCGCCATCGCAGCGACCACCAGCACGCAGGCCGCGGTCTCGGTGGGCGATGCCAACAGCAACCAGTTCCGCCAGATCACGGGCGTGGCGGCAGGCTCGGCCGACAGCGACGCGACCAACGTGGCGCAGTTGAAGGCAGCGTCGAATGCCTCAAAGGCCGGCAGCATCCAGTACGCGACCAATCCGGACGGCTCGGTCAACTACAACCAGGTCAACCTGGGCAACGGTGTACCGGGTGGCACGCGCATCAGCAACGTGGCACCAGGCATCCAGCCGGGCGACGCGGTCAACGTCGGGCAGCTCAACCAGGTGCAAAGCCAGGTGGGTGAGGTGGCGCGCATTGCCTACTCGGGCTCGGCGATGGCCTTCGCGATGTCTGGGACCTATCTGCCAACGCTGTACCCCGGAGAAAAGACAGTCGGTGTTGGCCTGGGCTCGTACAAGGGCTACAGCGCGGTGGCGCTGACCTTCAAGGCGCTGTCGGACGACGGCAAGATGTCCTGGGGCGCGGGCCTGTCGACCACGGGCAAGGAGTGGGGCATCAACGCCGGTATCGGCTGGAAGTGGAAGTAA
- a CDS encoding DUF2827 domain-containing protein, translating to MKQLKVGVSILVRKGEQSLWENGIYQNCLFFVMLLLRSPLVSQAFLVTGGGDGSPEDANFLSDSPVPLIDMAQAAQELDVMVEMSAQLSRDWMVAFRERGGKIVSMRVGNDYVIDIERMVFDKPHGLLLTGAPYDEIWTIPEYEATCVPYFASGFRAPVRMVPHLWSPLVLDRASAGLPEGHRFDYQPGRKRWRVAMFEPNICMVKTSHIPLLCCEAAHRADPDLLEHVYAYNTFHMKDHPVFNGFANSLDIVRHGLSTFEGRFPTWQVMAFNVDAVISHHWENGQNYLYYEALYGGYPLIHNSHLIGDCGYRYHDFDCEEGGRALQQAFAEHDENLASYRERARRFIATLDPESEENVRIYTAAFENLCA from the coding sequence ATGAAGCAATTGAAAGTCGGCGTTTCCATCCTCGTGCGCAAGGGCGAGCAGTCGCTCTGGGAAAACGGCATCTACCAGAACTGCCTGTTCTTCGTCATGCTGCTGCTGCGCTCGCCCCTCGTGAGCCAGGCTTTCCTGGTGACCGGCGGCGGCGACGGCTCGCCTGAAGATGCGAACTTCCTGTCCGATTCGCCGGTGCCGTTGATCGACATGGCGCAAGCGGCACAAGAGCTCGATGTGATGGTCGAGATGAGCGCACAACTGAGCCGCGACTGGATGGTGGCGTTCCGCGAGCGCGGCGGCAAGATCGTGTCGATGCGCGTGGGCAACGACTACGTGATCGACATCGAGCGCATGGTGTTCGACAAACCCCACGGCCTTTTGCTGACCGGCGCGCCCTACGACGAGATCTGGACGATCCCCGAATACGAGGCCACCTGCGTGCCTTACTTCGCGAGTGGCTTTCGTGCGCCGGTGCGCATGGTGCCGCACCTGTGGAGCCCGCTGGTGCTGGACCGCGCCTCTGCCGGATTGCCCGAAGGGCACCGCTTCGACTACCAGCCCGGCCGCAAGCGCTGGCGCGTCGCGATGTTCGAGCCCAACATCTGCATGGTGAAGACCAGCCACATTCCCCTGCTGTGCTGCGAGGCCGCGCACCGCGCCGACCCCGACCTGCTCGAACACGTCTACGCGTACAACACCTTCCACATGAAGGACCACCCGGTCTTCAACGGCTTTGCCAACAGCCTGGACATCGTTCGCCACGGGCTGAGCACTTTCGAGGGTCGTTTCCCGACCTGGCAGGTGATGGCGTTCAACGTGGACGCGGTCATCAGCCATCACTGGGAGAACGGCCAGAACTACCTCTATTACGAGGCGCTCTACGGCGGCTATCCCCTGATCCATAACTCCCACCTGATCGGCGATTGCGGCTACCGCTATCACGACTTCGATTGCGAAGAGGGCGGGCGTGCGCTGCAGCAGGCCTTTGCGGAGCACGACGAGAACCTCGCGTCCTACCGCGAGCGTGCTCGCCGCTTCATCGCCACCCTCGACCCGGAAAGCGAAGAGAACGTGCGCATCTATACCGCCGCTTTCGAAAACCTCTGCGCGTGA
- a CDS encoding helix-turn-helix domain-containing protein yields the protein MNTTRTHSSKASQPGARDPFGVHLRHWRTHRRLSQLDLAQEAEVSTRHLSYVETGRAAPSREMVLRLAERLEVPLRERNALLVAAGFAPMYRQRSLDDPAMASARRAVDLVLKGHEPFPALAVDRHWNLVAHNAMVPMLMEGAAPELLQAPINVLRLSLHPDGLASRIANLAQWRTHLLERLQQQIAATGDVVLQALHDELGAYPAPMVSHDLPAIDTELSAVAVPIQFVTPNGVLSFISTITIFGTPVDVTLQELAVESFFPADEQTAAALTALAAQSAS from the coding sequence ATGAACACCACCCGCACTCACTCGTCCAAGGCCAGCCAGCCCGGCGCGCGCGATCCGTTCGGCGTCCACCTGCGGCACTGGCGCACCCACCGCCGCCTGAGCCAGCTTGACCTGGCGCAAGAGGCCGAAGTCTCGACCCGCCACCTGAGCTACGTGGAAACCGGCCGCGCCGCGCCCAGCCGCGAGATGGTGCTGCGCCTGGCCGAGCGGCTCGAAGTGCCGCTGCGCGAACGCAATGCGCTGCTGGTGGCGGCCGGCTTCGCGCCGATGTACCGGCAGCGCTCGCTCGACGACCCGGCGATGGCCTCGGCGCGGCGCGCGGTGGACCTGGTGCTGAAAGGCCACGAGCCCTTCCCCGCACTGGCCGTGGACCGCCACTGGAACCTGGTGGCGCACAACGCGATGGTGCCGATGCTGATGGAAGGCGCAGCGCCCGAACTGCTGCAAGCGCCCATCAACGTGCTGCGGCTGAGCCTGCATCCGGACGGCCTGGCCTCGCGCATTGCCAACCTTGCGCAATGGCGCACCCATCTGCTCGAACGGCTGCAGCAGCAGATTGCCGCCACGGGCGACGTTGTGCTGCAGGCACTGCACGACGAACTGGGAGCCTACCCCGCCCCCATGGTCAGCCACGACCTGCCCGCCATCGACACGGAGCTGTCTGCGGTGGCCGTGCCGATCCAGTTCGTCACCCCCAACGGCGTGCTGAGCTTCATCAGCACCATCACCATCTTCGGCACGCCGGTGGACGTCACATTGCAGGAACTGGCGGTGGAGTCGTTCTTTCCGGCCGACGAGCAGACGGCGGCGGCGCTGACGGCACTGGCTGCGCAGTCGGCAAGCTGA
- a CDS encoding DUF2827 domain-containing protein yields MPSSTRLRIGITIGLHHEAETLWNNGIKQNAVFLAEALKHCPGVASVVLVNTTAIPITAALPWDQARWPTVTFEAAKDSVDVLIELGGQVDPVQTDYLKRRGARLVSYCCGFEYVHAMESMLFNRPLWGQNLFINQRYDDIWMVPQVAHISQPYFEVLRRAEARAVPFVWSPVFLDERTRALPDAGVYQPRSGPRRLSVMEPNINVVKFCLYPILIAELSYRARPDAIALLQVTNAERLAKENMEFITLMNQLDLVRQHKAVFLGRHETPVFLAQNTDIVVSHQWENPLNYFYLETCWQGYPLVHNAHLCADLGYYYQDNDVAAGSARVLEAIDTHDAQALAYRERQRNLIDRYLPGNAAATEVYNTLLLGLMQRPAT; encoded by the coding sequence ATGCCTTCCTCCACCAGGCTCCGCATTGGCATCACCATTGGCCTGCATCACGAGGCCGAGACGCTGTGGAACAACGGCATCAAGCAGAACGCCGTGTTCCTGGCGGAAGCACTGAAGCACTGCCCGGGCGTCGCGTCGGTCGTGCTGGTCAACACCACGGCCATCCCCATCACCGCCGCCCTGCCCTGGGACCAGGCACGCTGGCCCACCGTGACCTTCGAGGCGGCCAAGGACAGCGTGGACGTGCTGATCGAGCTCGGCGGCCAGGTCGATCCGGTGCAAACCGATTACCTGAAGCGCCGCGGCGCGCGGCTGGTGTCGTACTGCTGCGGCTTCGAGTACGTGCATGCCATGGAGTCGATGCTGTTCAACAGGCCGCTCTGGGGACAGAACCTGTTCATCAACCAGCGCTATGACGACATCTGGATGGTTCCGCAGGTGGCCCATATCAGCCAGCCCTACTTCGAGGTGCTGCGTCGCGCCGAGGCGCGCGCCGTGCCTTTCGTGTGGAGCCCGGTGTTTCTCGACGAGCGCACCCGCGCGCTGCCTGACGCCGGCGTTTACCAGCCGCGCAGCGGGCCGCGCCGGCTCAGCGTGATGGAGCCGAACATCAACGTGGTGAAGTTCTGCCTCTACCCGATCCTGATTGCCGAACTGTCTTACCGCGCACGGCCCGACGCCATTGCACTGCTGCAGGTCACCAACGCAGAGCGGCTGGCCAAGGAGAACATGGAGTTCATCACGCTGATGAACCAGCTCGACCTGGTCCGCCAGCACAAGGCGGTGTTCCTGGGCCGGCACGAAACGCCGGTGTTCCTGGCGCAGAACACCGATATCGTGGTTTCACACCAATGGGAGAACCCGCTCAACTACTTCTACCTGGAGACCTGCTGGCAGGGCTACCCGCTGGTGCACAACGCGCACCTGTGCGCGGACCTCGGCTACTACTATCAGGACAACGACGTGGCCGCAGGCAGTGCCCGTGTGCTCGAAGCCATCGACACGCACGATGCACAGGCCCTTGCTTACCGCGAGCGGCAACGCAACCTGATCGACCGCTACCTGCCCGGCAACGCGGCGGCCACCGAGGTCTACAACACCCTGCTGCTCGGACTGATGCAGCGCCCAGCCACATGA
- a CDS encoding acyl-CoA dehydrogenase, giving the protein MPLATLIGRWAMKPFSKALPPLGDTERAALEAGTVGFEGQLFAGRPDFDALAAMGPNQLTEREQAFLDREVRELCHMLDDHAIDQARDLPPEVWRYLREKRFFGMIIPEEFGGLGFGHFAHATVVTRIATVNTATAVTVMVPNSLGPAELLLRYGTDAQKDHYLPRLADGRELPCFGLTSPYAGSDAASIPDRGVLVEREFNGQLTKGFLVDFDKRYITLAPVATVVGLAFHAVDESQPEGQRDLGITCALIPVPHEGMEIGRRHRPMDSAFMNGPIHGRQVFVPMDWIIGGEKQVGQGWRMLMECLAAGRAISLPALGSAMQQTALYVSNGYGQIREQFGMPVGKFHAIAGLIAQMSAELYASDAARRFTAAALDKGERPSVASAILKVQLTEAGRRAVNHGMDILGGKGIIAGPSNLLGVAYRQAPIAITVEGANILTRALIVFGQGAVRCHPHVLDEMAAVQANDETALGKALIAHGKHVAVNLWHSVFGAPVLGEPPEDLMREARLVARMSAKYAFTADLAMGMLGGKLKRMELLSARLGDVLAHLYLASACIWRYRVDAAPELLPFAQAAIRMQLDEAGKILRDLYANLPTAGRRVIGALVLRRTAHLAPLRDVQLIALADLLRTNPRIVERLAPDLSEPAPGGLRDLMHAMELGAQLGGTTAALNKVLRRTNSLEEAARSAADPELALAYLKAADKVIQVDDFEGPVQKSRDLSLPTAQPVPSAPPPSARRPERTTPPPVPAM; this is encoded by the coding sequence ATGCCGCTGGCGACACTGATCGGCCGATGGGCCATGAAGCCATTCTCGAAGGCGCTGCCGCCGCTGGGTGACACCGAGCGCGCTGCACTGGAGGCCGGCACGGTCGGCTTCGAGGGCCAGCTCTTCGCCGGCCGTCCGGACTTCGATGCGCTCGCGGCCATGGGCCCCAACCAACTGACGGAACGCGAACAGGCGTTTCTCGACCGCGAAGTGCGCGAGCTGTGCCACATGCTCGACGACCACGCCATCGACCAGGCGCGCGACCTGCCGCCCGAGGTGTGGCGCTACCTGCGCGAGAAGCGCTTCTTCGGAATGATCATTCCCGAGGAATTCGGCGGCCTGGGCTTCGGCCACTTTGCGCACGCCACCGTGGTGACCCGCATCGCCACCGTCAACACGGCCACCGCCGTCACTGTGATGGTGCCCAACTCGCTGGGCCCGGCCGAACTGCTGCTGCGCTACGGCACCGATGCGCAAAAAGACCATTACCTGCCGCGTCTGGCGGATGGCCGCGAACTGCCGTGCTTCGGCCTGACTTCGCCGTATGCCGGCTCGGACGCGGCATCCATCCCCGACCGTGGCGTGCTGGTCGAACGCGAGTTCAACGGCCAGCTCACCAAAGGCTTTCTGGTCGACTTCGACAAGCGCTACATCACGTTGGCACCCGTGGCCACCGTGGTCGGGCTGGCCTTCCACGCGGTCGATGAAAGCCAGCCCGAAGGTCAGCGCGACCTGGGCATTACCTGCGCGCTGATTCCCGTGCCGCACGAAGGCATGGAGATCGGCCGGCGCCACCGCCCGATGGACAGTGCCTTCATGAACGGCCCGATCCACGGCCGCCAGGTCTTCGTGCCGATGGACTGGATCATCGGCGGCGAAAAGCAGGTCGGGCAGGGCTGGCGCATGCTGATGGAATGCCTTGCTGCAGGGCGCGCGATCTCGCTGCCCGCGCTGGGTTCAGCCATGCAGCAGACCGCCCTTTACGTGAGCAACGGCTATGGGCAGATCCGCGAGCAGTTCGGCATGCCGGTCGGCAAGTTCCACGCGATCGCGGGGCTGATCGCGCAGATGTCGGCCGAGCTGTATGCGAGCGATGCAGCGCGCCGCTTCACGGCCGCGGCGCTCGACAAGGGCGAGCGGCCCAGCGTGGCGAGCGCGATCCTCAAGGTGCAGCTCACCGAGGCAGGACGGCGCGCGGTCAACCACGGCATGGACATCCTCGGCGGCAAGGGCATCATCGCCGGCCCATCGAACCTGCTCGGCGTGGCCTATCGGCAGGCGCCCATCGCGATCACGGTGGAGGGCGCGAACATCCTCACGCGCGCGCTCATCGTGTTCGGCCAGGGGGCGGTGCGCTGCCACCCGCACGTGCTCGACGAAATGGCGGCGGTGCAGGCCAACGACGAAACCGCGCTCGGCAAGGCGCTGATTGCGCACGGCAAGCACGTGGCGGTCAACCTGTGGCACAGCGTGTTCGGCGCGCCGGTGCTGGGCGAGCCGCCCGAAGACCTGATGCGCGAGGCGCGGCTGGTCGCGCGCATGAGCGCCAAGTACGCGTTCACCGCCGACCTGGCGATGGGCATGCTCGGCGGCAAGCTCAAGCGCATGGAACTGTTGTCGGCGCGGCTGGGCGATGTGCTCGCGCATCTCTATCTGGCCAGCGCCTGCATCTGGCGCTACCGCGTCGATGCGGCGCCCGAGTTGCTGCCTTTCGCACAGGCGGCGATCCGCATGCAGCTCGACGAGGCCGGCAAGATCCTGCGCGACCTGTACGCCAACCTGCCGACCGCCGGCCGCCGCGTGATCGGCGCGCTGGTGCTGCGCCGCACCGCGCACCTGGCGCCGCTGCGCGACGTGCAACTGATCGCATTGGCCGACCTGCTGCGCACGAACCCGCGCATCGTCGAACGACTGGCGCCCGACCTCAGCGAACCCGCGCCCGGTGGCCTGCGCGACCTGATGCATGCGATGGAACTGGGTGCGCAGTTGGGCGGCACGACCGCCGCGCTCAACAAGGTGCTGCGCCGCACGAATTCGCTGGAAGAAGCCGCGCGCTCGGCGGCCGATCCCGAATTGGCGCTGGCCTATTTGAAGGCGGCCGACAAGGTCATCCAGGTGGATGACTTCGAGGGGCCCGTCCAGAAGAGCCGCGACCTCAGCTTGCCGACTGCGCAGCCAGTGCCGTCAGCGCCGCCGCCGTCTGCTCGTCGGCCGGAAAGAACGACTCCACCGCCAGTTCCTGCAATGTGA
- a CDS encoding DUF2827 domain-containing protein produces MRIGISVITRAGQSIWENGLGQNVVFLARLFQQLPFVQSVVLIDVGDQQVMPAQVDLNALGLRLMRAHEATDEVDVIIEMAGALDPQWLALQRARGKKVVYYCAGQPYAALIEPAVFDKPGLFSRPDRCDEIWLLPEYQTFASFQRVLHRCPVRVVPYLWHPQFLEQRIAEVTQLGHRFGWQTGVVRAGLRVAIFEPNVSVAKTSSISMLACDEAYRAEPGSVAMMNVLNTLHMKDHPTMLYFANQLDLVQQHKALFLGRHDIVGFMVQSADAVVSHQWTNDQNYSYLDALYGDYPLVHNSPWLHGFGAGYYYPGFEAAEGGRQLRIAASEHDTRLEDYRQRSRQVFDAVDPFNAANVEAYARLLLDLQAKTPVGVTA; encoded by the coding sequence ATGCGCATCGGCATTTCCGTCATCACCCGCGCGGGGCAGAGCATCTGGGAAAACGGCCTCGGACAGAACGTCGTGTTCCTCGCGCGCCTGTTCCAGCAACTGCCCTTCGTGCAATCGGTGGTGCTGATCGACGTGGGCGACCAGCAGGTCATGCCCGCGCAGGTCGACCTGAACGCCCTGGGGCTGCGGCTGATGCGCGCGCATGAAGCCACCGACGAAGTGGACGTGATCATCGAGATGGCCGGTGCCCTCGATCCGCAATGGCTGGCGCTGCAGCGCGCGCGCGGCAAGAAGGTCGTGTACTACTGCGCCGGGCAGCCCTATGCGGCCCTGATCGAGCCGGCTGTGTTCGACAAGCCCGGTCTTTTCTCCCGCCCCGATCGCTGCGACGAAATCTGGCTGCTGCCCGAGTACCAGACCTTCGCAAGCTTCCAGCGCGTGCTGCATCGCTGCCCGGTGCGCGTTGTGCCGTACCTGTGGCATCCGCAATTCCTGGAGCAGCGCATTGCCGAGGTCACGCAGCTCGGCCATCGCTTCGGCTGGCAAACGGGCGTCGTGCGCGCCGGCCTGCGCGTGGCGATCTTCGAGCCCAACGTGTCGGTGGCCAAGACCTCGAGCATCTCGATGCTGGCCTGCGACGAGGCCTACCGCGCCGAGCCGGGCAGCGTCGCGATGATGAACGTGCTCAACACGCTGCACATGAAGGACCACCCGACGATGCTGTACTTCGCGAACCAACTGGACCTGGTGCAGCAGCACAAGGCGCTGTTCCTGGGCCGGCACGACATCGTGGGCTTCATGGTGCAGAGCGCCGACGCGGTGGTGTCGCACCAGTGGACCAACGACCAGAACTACAGCTACCTCGATGCTCTCTACGGCGACTACCCGCTGGTGCACAACTCGCCCTGGCTGCATGGCTTTGGCGCGGGCTATTACTACCCCGGCTTCGAGGCGGCCGAAGGTGGGCGGCAGCTTCGCATCGCAGCCAGCGAACACGACACACGGCTCGAAGACTACCGGCAGCGGTCACGGCAGGTGTTCGATGCCGTCGATCCTTTCAACGCAGCGAACGTCGAAGCCTATGCGCGGCTCCTGCTCGACCTGCAGGCGAAAACCCCGGTGGGCGTGACGGCATGA